From Archaeoglobus sulfaticallidus PM70-1:
TCTGGCTTATCACCCTTTGCAACCGGATATATATCCTCTGGGTAAAATACCTTTGTGTCCCATCTCTCTCCATCCGGCCCCTTTATGGATTTCACCATATCAGCAATCTCATCCCTGAACCTGTCATACTCTGAAAGCCTGATAACTCCATTTTTCTCCCTGCCCTTGATGTTCAGAAAGATCCTTGCGTAGTATCCACCCCATGCCCATGCTATGGTATCGCTCCAGCTTGTTTTCAGCTCTTCGAGCCTTTTTACATTTCCATACTCGTACTCTGCCTTAAGCAACCCCTCATCGATCAGCCATTGATTTACGGCAAAACAGCCTTTCATCCTTTTTATGCCATGATCTGAGACTATCATCACAGCAGTATCCTCATCCAGCAGTTTCAGCGTTTTTCCTATTTCCTTGTCCAGCAGTTTGTAGTAATCAGGGATCACATTCCTGTACTTGCTATCCGGCTCATGCAGGTGATGGTTCTCATCGAAGTACTTCCAGAATGCATGATGAATCCTGTCAAGCCCTATCTCCACAAACTCAAAGTAGTTCCAGTCCTTTGTTTCGATTAAATGCCTCACAAGCTCAAATCTCTTTTCTGTCATCTCCCAGATTTTGTCCTTAACTTCATCTCGCTCATCCTTTCTGAAGACCACATCGAATATGTAATCTCCAACAACCTTCTCAACCTCGGCCTTGAGGTTTTGAGGGTAGGTGTAACTGACAGATGAGTCCGGAGTTATGAAGCAGCTAACAAGCCATCCATTGATCTTCTTTGGAGGATAGGAAGGAGGGACTCCCACCAGAACTGATTTGTATCCCTTCTCCCCAAGATAATCCCATACTGCTTTTTCCTTGACCATCAAGCTGTGGGCTATCCATATATCGCTGTAGCTGTTTCCCTTGCGATGTCTGAAACCATACAGTCCCATTTCTCCCGGAGTTTTTCCGGTAGCCATGACCATCCAAGCAGGGATCGTTATGGCTGGTATGCAGCTTTTCATCGCCCCGTATATAGAGTTCTCGAGTAGTTTCCTTATGTTGGGCAGATCGTTGATAAACTCGTGGAACAGCAACTCGGGTGGAGCAGAATCCAAACCGATCACGAAAACCTTACGCATTTCAGGCACCCCATCAGAATTTCCAACACATCATTCAACCTATCTCTTTCGCAAACACACCCAAAAACATCCTTCTTTCCACCAGCGTTAAAATCCTTAAGGCTGGAAATTATTTCATCCATTTTTACCCTTTCGGCCATATCGGGAGATACTCTGAAGTAAAGCTGGGCTTTTCCATGGAAGTTTCTGTTAACGGCTACAGCCCCATTATATCCCAACTCCCAGACGAGCTTTCTGGCAACCTTTGAAATTATGTTGAAGTCACTGGAGAATTCAGCGAGAGCGAGACCATCTTCAACCACCACATTCGACAGCACATTGTCAATCTCGCTCTCTATTGCCTCGAGATTGTTCAGCCATGGTTCAAATTCCAGCAACTCAGTCAGCGATTTCTCAAGCAATACCTTTACAGCATCTTCAACCTTATTTCTGTCCATCACGATATAATTGGAGTCGATAAGCTCCACAATCTTTTCCGCCTCATTTCTGGTTATTCCCTCTTTTTTCAATAGTTCTATAACCCTCTGGATTTCAAAAGCTCTCCTACCAACATCTCCAATTGCACCCAGCGCGCTCCAGGCGTTCCAGAGATTATAATACTCCGACACAACGAAAGTAGTTGAAGGTGAGGTTTTACCATCAAGAACGGGATTTATCTGCCTGATTCGTGAGTTCTTTATTTTCGGCTGAATGTGGTGGTCGATGAACACAGCATCCCTGTCCAGAGCTTCCACCTCATCTGGAAGATTCAAATCAAGAATGAACAGTTTTTCTGCATTTGCCATGTATTTTTTTATGCGTTCATCAAGTCTGAATTTCCCTATAGGAGGAACCAAGTTCCTGAAATCCGATGTTTCATCTAAAGCTTTCACAACCAAGGCTGCAGATGCAACACCATCTGTATCCCAGTGGTGGATGATTAAAGCCGACATAGTGAATCACCCCTCGCTCACACAAGGGGCTTCGGGATGGGTTTGAGCTAAGCCCCTTACCATCCCAAGGGGGACACAACCCCTTGCT
This genomic window contains:
- a CDS encoding alkaline phosphatase family protein, with product MRKVFVIGLDSAPPELLFHEFINDLPNIRKLLENSIYGAMKSCIPAITIPAWMVMATGKTPGEMGLYGFRHRKGNSYSDIWIAHSLMVKEKAVWDYLGEKGYKSVLVGVPPSYPPKKINGWLVSCFITPDSSVSYTYPQNLKAEVEKVVGDYIFDVVFRKDERDEVKDKIWEMTEKRFELVRHLIETKDWNYFEFVEIGLDRIHHAFWKYFDENHHLHEPDSKYRNVIPDYYKLLDKEIGKTLKLLDEDTAVMIVSDHGIKRMKGCFAVNQWLIDEGLLKAEYEYGNVKRLEELKTSWSDTIAWAWGGYYARIFLNIKGREKNGVIRLSEYDRFRDEIADMVKSIKGPDGERWDTKVFYPEDIYPVAKGDKPDMMVYFDDLYWRSAGTVGHDSLYLPENDTGPDDAVHSEYGVFTLHIPDIDSKMVECSIYDFAPTVLSLFGIKHDLRGRSLI
- a CDS encoding DHH family phosphoesterase — protein: MSALIIHHWDTDGVASAALVVKALDETSDFRNLVPPIGKFRLDERIKKYMANAEKLFILDLNLPDEVEALDRDAVFIDHHIQPKIKNSRIRQINPVLDGKTSPSTTFVVSEYYNLWNAWSALGAIGDVGRRAFEIQRVIELLKKEGITRNEAEKIVELIDSNYIVMDRNKVEDAVKVLLEKSLTELLEFEPWLNNLEAIESEIDNVLSNVVVEDGLALAEFSSDFNIISKVARKLVWELGYNGAVAVNRNFHGKAQLYFRVSPDMAERVKMDEIISSLKDFNAGGKKDVFGCVCERDRLNDVLEILMGCLKCVRFS